A portion of the Saimiri boliviensis isolate mSaiBol1 chromosome 1, mSaiBol1.pri, whole genome shotgun sequence genome contains these proteins:
- the LOC101042456 gene encoding RNA-binding protein 3, which yields MSSEEGKLFVGGLNFNTDEQALEDHFSSFGPISEVVVVKDRETQRSRGFGFITFTNPEHASVAMRAMNGESLDGRQIRVDHAGKSARGTRGGAFGAHGRGRSYSRGGGDQGYGSGRYYDRRPGGYGYGYGRSSSRDYNGRNQGGYDRYSGGNYRDNYDN from the coding sequence ATGTCTTCTGAAGAAGGAAAGCTTTTCGTAGGGGGGCTCAACTTTAACACCGATGAGCAGGCACTGGAAGACCACTTTAGCAGCTTCGGGCCTATCTCTGAGGTGGTTGTTGTCAAGGACCGGGAGACTCAGCGGTCCAGGGGTTTTGGTTTCATCACCTTCACCAACCCAGAGCATGCTTCAGTTGCCATGAGAGCCATGAACGGAGAGTCCCTGGATGGTCGTCAGATCCGTGTGGATCACGCAGGCAAGTCTGCTCGGGGAACTAGAGGAGGTGCCTTTGGGGCCCATGGACGTGGTCGCAGCTACTCTAGAGGTGGTGGGGACCAGGGCTATGGGAGTGGCAGGTATTATGACCGTCGACCTGGAGGGTATGGATATGGATATGGACGTTCCAGTTCCAGAGACTATAATGGCAGAAACCAGGGTGGTTATGACCGCTACTCAGGAGGAAATTACAGAGACAATTATGACAACTGA